The Polyangiaceae bacterium genome includes a region encoding these proteins:
- a CDS encoding 30S ribosomal protein S12, whose product MPTIQQLIRKGRDLVKVKTASPALRSCPQKRGVCTRVYTTTPKKPNSALRKVCRVRLTNGMEVTSYIPGEGHNLQEHSVVLIRGGRVKDLPGVRYHVVRGTLDASGAVGPSSTNKANRNRKRSKYGVKRPKS is encoded by the coding sequence ATGCCGACGATTCAGCAGCTCATTCGCAAAGGCCGCGACCTGGTGAAGGTCAAGACGGCATCACCGGCGTTGCGCTCCTGCCCGCAGAAGCGTGGCGTGTGCACGCGCGTCTACACCACCACGCCGAAGAAGCCGAACTCCGCGCTGCGCAAGGTGTGCCGCGTCCGGCTCACGAACGGCATGGAAGTGACGAGCTACATTCCGGGTGAGGGGCACAACCTTCAGGAGCACAGCGTGGTGCTCATCCGCGGCGGTCGTGTGAAGGACCTGCCGGGTGTTCGCTATCACGTGGTGCGCGGCACGCTCGACGCCTCGGGCGCCGTGGGTCCGAGCAGCACCAACAAGGCCAACCGCAACCGCAAGCGCTCCAAGTACGGCGTCAAGCGCCCGAAGAGCTGA
- a CDS encoding CpaF family protein encodes MIPQEIFEEALLEFFAPVRPFLDDPKVSEVMINGPNQVFIEKGGKLELTGVRFESTDALVSALRTAAQFAGKFLDESRPILEGRMPDGSRLQAIIPPAAPGGPFIAIRRFFKETLTVERLIRFGSMGQDAADSLKAFVEAKLNVIIAGGTGSGKTSMLNALSSYIPDGERIVVIEDSKEVQLQKTHVVQLEARAPDPKGKGGVSIRDLFKATLRMRPDRVVIGEIRGGEALDIVQAMTSGHGGCMGTCHATYPRDTMTRLETMCMMSDIDMPLAAMRAQLGSGINLIVQVSRLQDGSRRTTHITEVLGYDADTGKYLMQDIFARQYHGVGQNGEIISEFGPTGNIPRCEEQLREHGVELPAVIYDAARRRGVDPEHRGHG; translated from the coding sequence GTGATCCCCCAAGAGATCTTCGAAGAAGCGCTGCTCGAGTTCTTCGCGCCCGTGCGTCCGTTCCTCGACGACCCGAAGGTCAGCGAGGTGATGATCAACGGCCCCAACCAGGTCTTCATCGAAAAGGGCGGCAAGCTGGAGCTGACCGGGGTGCGCTTCGAGAGCACCGACGCCTTGGTGTCTGCGCTGCGCACCGCGGCGCAGTTCGCCGGCAAGTTCCTCGACGAGTCGCGACCGATCCTGGAGGGCCGCATGCCCGACGGCTCGCGCCTGCAGGCGATCATCCCGCCGGCGGCGCCCGGCGGACCGTTCATCGCCATCCGCCGCTTCTTCAAGGAGACCTTGACCGTCGAGAGGTTGATCCGCTTCGGCTCGATGGGCCAAGACGCCGCGGACTCGTTGAAGGCCTTCGTCGAGGCCAAGCTCAACGTGATCATCGCGGGCGGCACCGGCAGCGGCAAGACCAGCATGCTGAACGCGCTGTCGTCGTACATCCCCGACGGCGAGCGCATCGTGGTGATCGAGGACTCCAAGGAGGTGCAGCTACAGAAGACCCACGTAGTGCAGCTCGAAGCGCGCGCCCCGGACCCGAAGGGCAAGGGTGGCGTGAGCATTCGCGATCTGTTCAAGGCCACGCTGCGCATGCGACCGGATCGCGTGGTCATCGGCGAGATCCGCGGCGGTGAGGCCCTGGACATCGTGCAGGCCATGACCAGCGGTCACGGCGGCTGCATGGGCACCTGCCACGCCACCTACCCGCGCGATACAATGACCCGTCTCGAGACGATGTGCATGATGAGCGACATCGACATGCCGCTCGCCGCGATGCGGGCTCAGCTCGGCTCCGGCATCAACCTGATCGTCCAGGTCTCGCGCTTGCAGGACGGCTCGCGCAGGACGACTCACATCACCGAGGTGCTGGGCTACGACGCCGACACCGGGAAGTACCTGATGCAGGACATCTTCGCGCGGCAGTATCACGGCGTCGGTCAGAACGGCGAGATCATCAGCGAGTTCGGACCCACGGGGAACATCCCGCGCTGCGAAGAGCAGCTGCGGGAGCACGGTGTGGAGCTTCCAGCCGTGATATACGATGCTGCGCGGCGGCGCGGAGTCGATCCAGAGCATCGTGGGCACGGGTAA
- a CDS encoding tetratricopeptide repeat protein: MKCRAEVVAMGLALALPACAASRGEKMRDAEKTVRAEQTKDKLLERGKLFARVGDYTRASQYLSAALDAGASPEEVLPLLMRVFVVSGRFRTAIQLGEQELTKRPEQHALRFLVGTLHAAVGRSDLAREHLERVVAAQPKHAEAHYALAVLLRDGENDPVGADQHFREYLKLEPKGPHAEEARGSLLKEIP; encoded by the coding sequence ATGAAGTGCCGAGCCGAAGTCGTCGCGATGGGTCTCGCGCTGGCTTTGCCGGCGTGCGCGGCGTCGCGCGGCGAGAAGATGCGCGACGCCGAGAAGACCGTTCGAGCCGAGCAGACCAAGGACAAGCTGCTCGAGCGCGGGAAGCTCTTCGCCCGCGTCGGCGACTACACGCGCGCCTCGCAGTACCTGAGCGCGGCGCTCGACGCCGGGGCGAGCCCGGAGGAGGTGCTGCCGCTGTTGATGCGCGTGTTCGTGGTCAGCGGGCGCTTCCGTACGGCCATCCAGCTCGGCGAGCAGGAGCTGACCAAGCGTCCCGAGCAGCACGCGCTCAGGTTCCTGGTCGGAACGCTCCACGCCGCGGTGGGTCGCTCGGATCTGGCGCGCGAGCACCTGGAGCGGGTGGTGGCCGCGCAGCCCAAGCACGCCGAAGCGCACTACGCGCTCGCCGTGCTCCTCAGGGACGGGGAGAACGACCCGGTCGGTGCCGACCAGCATTTCCGCGAATACCTGAAGCTCGAGCCCAAGGGGCCTCATGCCGAGGAGGCACGCGGCTCTTTGCTCAAGGAAATCCCGTGA
- a CDS encoding type II secretion system F family protein encodes MRISYVEIRYVVVAALAMAVAFALYAVASAPSRVASRLGMRGLRRLNALEKSDQWRQIEPLVRWLGVRVSGILTEEQRAKLDKQLALAGDFLGITPEEYVGLSILSFIGGAAFGVIAGWMTGMGIVMLIIVAPLGAAMPYLQVSSAATLRMKQINRGLPYAVDLLALAMSAGKDFPGAMRQVVEKSSDPDDALIEEFGRMLQELGIGRTRKQALLGFAERVPIESVQEFVNSVVQAEEKGNPLADVLQIQAGMSRMRRSVRAEQQAAKAGVQMIGPLALLLLCIIALILGPMFLKLGEQGGDT; translated from the coding sequence ATGAGGATCAGCTACGTCGAGATCCGGTACGTGGTCGTCGCCGCGCTGGCGATGGCGGTGGCATTTGCGCTCTACGCGGTGGCCAGCGCGCCGTCGCGGGTGGCCAGCCGACTGGGCATGCGCGGCCTCCGGCGCCTGAACGCCCTGGAGAAGAGCGACCAGTGGCGCCAGATCGAGCCGCTGGTGCGCTGGCTGGGCGTGCGAGTCAGCGGCATCTTGACCGAGGAGCAGCGCGCCAAGCTGGACAAGCAGCTGGCCCTGGCCGGGGACTTCCTGGGCATCACGCCCGAGGAATACGTGGGGCTCAGCATCCTGTCGTTCATCGGCGGCGCGGCGTTCGGCGTGATCGCGGGCTGGATGACCGGGATGGGCATCGTGATGCTGATCATCGTCGCGCCGCTGGGCGCCGCGATGCCTTACCTGCAGGTGTCGAGCGCCGCGACGCTGCGCATGAAGCAGATCAACCGCGGCCTGCCCTACGCGGTGGACCTCTTGGCGCTGGCCATGAGCGCCGGCAAGGACTTCCCCGGTGCCATGCGCCAGGTCGTGGAGAAGTCCAGCGACCCCGACGACGCCCTGATCGAGGAGTTCGGCCGCATGCTGCAGGAGCTGGGCATCGGTCGCACGCGCAAGCAGGCGCTCTTGGGCTTCGCCGAACGCGTCCCCATCGAGTCGGTTCAAGAGTTCGTGAACTCGGTGGTCCAAGCCGAAGAGAAGGGCAACCCGTTGGCGGACGTCTTGCAGATCCAGGCTGGCATGTCGCGCATGCGGCGCTCCGTGCGCGCCGAGCAGCAAGCCGCAAAGGCCGGCGTGCAGATGATCGGGCCGCTGGCGCTGCTGCTGCTCTGCATCATCGCCCTGATCCTGGGGCCCATGTTCCTGAAGCTCGGCGAACAGGGCGGTGACACCTGA
- a CDS encoding type II secretion system F family protein → MSKALSPELMISLLKWSGLLLVFVGLMIGAWGAIADSQGPVMRYWQRYCASLERKLRLMFIWTPGQQIAIGQIVAAVVVLALHVGIGLDPYWWILILIIIVAPSKYIERMRQQRVLQLEDQIDGFLTSLANALKATPSVANSFIGIQPLLPTPIREEVELCVKEMKVGSTLDQALLNMGGRINSRQLDTALSAILIGRQLGGDLPRILDTTANTMREMIRLEGVVKTKTAEGKAQLWVLGAFPFIFAVVLNMMEPGFYDPLKKPVAGWAIAGFAGVSWLVSILLARKVLSVEI, encoded by the coding sequence GTGAGCAAAGCGCTCAGTCCCGAGCTGATGATCAGCCTGCTGAAGTGGTCCGGGCTGCTGCTGGTGTTCGTCGGTCTGATGATCGGCGCCTGGGGGGCCATCGCCGACAGCCAGGGGCCGGTCATGCGCTACTGGCAACGCTACTGCGCCTCGCTCGAGCGCAAGCTGCGCTTGATGTTCATCTGGACTCCGGGCCAGCAGATCGCCATCGGCCAGATCGTGGCCGCGGTCGTGGTGCTGGCGTTGCACGTGGGGATCGGGCTCGACCCCTATTGGTGGATCCTGATCCTGATCATCATCGTCGCCCCCTCGAAGTACATCGAGCGCATGCGCCAACAGCGAGTCTTGCAGCTCGAGGACCAGATTGACGGCTTTCTGACCTCGCTGGCCAACGCGCTCAAGGCCACCCCGAGCGTCGCGAACTCGTTCATCGGCATCCAGCCACTCCTGCCCACGCCGATTCGCGAGGAAGTGGAGCTGTGCGTCAAGGAGATGAAGGTCGGCAGCACGCTGGATCAGGCGTTGCTCAACATGGGCGGCCGCATCAACAGCCGGCAGCTCGACACCGCGCTCTCCGCCATCCTGATCGGTCGCCAGCTGGGCGGTGACTTGCCACGCATCCTCGACACCACGGCCAACACCATGCGCGAGATGATCCGCCTGGAGGGAGTGGTGAAGACCAAGACGGCGGAGGGCAAGGCGCAGCTCTGGGTGCTCGGCGCCTTCCCGTTCATCTTCGCCGTCGTGCTCAACATGATGGAGCCGGGCTTCTACGACCCGCTCAAGAAGCCGGTTGCAGGCTGGGCCATCGCGGGCTTCGCGGGCGTGTCCTGGCTGGTGTCCATCCTCCTGGCCCGCAAGGTCCTGTCGGTCGAGATATGA
- the tadA gene encoding Flp pilus assembly complex ATPase component TadA, protein MNVLVVIESQSGGKRTIQLRANGLLSIGRDPECGLRIKSDLISRQHAVVEFSGQAVRVEDRSTNGTLAGDQLLRKSSVWVPFGTPIVVGDHTLTFQSAGPPVRDDLRDPTVRGGHGLPPMPAPPPPMQQQQYAPPPPQQSSPHHPMPAPPGGGTLDLRRGPPQHSQPPPAPQPVEAAQRPGPSTTGQGGATVTGGRRKRTPEQDAVNELRRDIHRQLIENLDLAALKAKLMDDPSMRPKVIGALRRIVELMGPRIPASVERDRLVGELADEALGLGPLEHLLADPSVTEIMVVDPDTIYIERAGKIVLSDQRFTDDERVRAVIERIVTPLGRRIDESSPLVDARLKDGSRVNAVIKPIALRGSAITIRKFSKVPLTLEKLYGYNALSPQMGRFLTRAVVAKKNIIISGGTGSGKTTLLNILSAAIPDDERIVTIEDAAELQLAQPHVVSLETRPANMEGKGEYSIRDLLKNAMRMRPDRVVVGECRGGEALDMLQAMNTGHDGSLTTTHANSPPEALKRIETLCLMAGVDLPSRAVREQIAGSIHLVVQQSRFSDGTRKVSNIAELVGLDEEMNFEIIPIYQFVRSGTGPKGEVLGGYKATGYLPSFLNEFILKGLIPPGGPYL, encoded by the coding sequence ATGAACGTCCTGGTCGTCATCGAGTCGCAATCTGGAGGCAAACGCACGATCCAGCTGCGCGCGAACGGCCTGCTCTCCATCGGTCGCGATCCCGAGTGCGGCCTGCGCATCAAGAGCGATCTGATCTCCCGGCAGCACGCGGTGGTGGAATTCAGCGGCCAAGCGGTGCGGGTCGAGGACCGCTCGACGAACGGGACCTTGGCAGGCGATCAGCTCCTCAGGAAGTCGAGCGTCTGGGTGCCGTTCGGCACGCCCATCGTGGTCGGTGACCACACCCTCACGTTCCAGTCCGCGGGCCCACCGGTCCGGGACGACCTGCGCGACCCGACGGTGCGCGGCGGACACGGGCTGCCGCCCATGCCGGCGCCGCCTCCGCCGATGCAGCAGCAGCAGTACGCGCCGCCTCCCCCGCAGCAGAGCTCGCCGCACCACCCCATGCCTGCTCCGCCGGGCGGCGGGACGCTCGACCTCCGGCGGGGGCCTCCACAACACTCGCAACCTCCGCCGGCTCCGCAACCGGTCGAGGCCGCGCAGCGTCCCGGGCCATCGACCACCGGCCAGGGTGGCGCGACCGTCACCGGGGGCCGCCGGAAGCGCACACCGGAGCAGGACGCGGTCAACGAGCTCAGGCGCGACATCCACCGGCAGCTGATCGAGAACCTCGACCTGGCCGCGCTGAAGGCCAAGCTCATGGACGATCCGTCGATGCGCCCGAAGGTCATCGGCGCGCTCAGGCGCATCGTCGAGCTGATGGGTCCGCGCATCCCCGCCAGCGTGGAGCGCGATCGACTGGTCGGCGAGCTGGCCGACGAGGCGCTCGGTCTGGGACCGCTGGAGCACCTTCTGGCCGATCCGAGCGTCACTGAAATCATGGTGGTGGATCCGGACACCATCTACATCGAACGCGCCGGCAAGATCGTGCTGTCCGACCAGCGCTTCACCGACGACGAGCGCGTTCGCGCCGTGATCGAGCGCATCGTGACGCCGCTCGGGCGTCGCATCGACGAGTCGTCGCCGCTGGTGGACGCCCGTCTGAAGGACGGCTCGCGCGTGAACGCCGTCATCAAGCCCATCGCGCTGCGCGGCTCGGCCATCACCATCCGCAAGTTCTCGAAAGTCCCGCTCACGCTCGAGAAGCTCTACGGCTACAACGCGCTCAGCCCGCAGATGGGCCGGTTCCTCACCCGTGCCGTGGTGGCCAAAAAGAACATCATCATCTCCGGCGGCACTGGCAGCGGGAAGACCACGCTGCTCAACATCCTGTCCGCGGCCATTCCGGACGACGAGCGCATCGTCACCATCGAGGACGCGGCGGAGCTCCAACTCGCGCAGCCGCACGTCGTGTCACTGGAGACGCGCCCGGCCAACATGGAGGGCAAGGGCGAGTATTCGATCCGCGACCTGCTCAAGAACGCCATGCGCATGCGCCCGGACCGAGTCGTCGTCGGCGAGTGCCGCGGTGGCGAGGCGCTGGACATGCTGCAGGCGATGAACACCGGTCACGACGGCTCGCTGACCACCACCCACGCCAACTCGCCCCCCGAAGCGCTGAAGCGCATCGAGACGCTGTGCCTGATGGCCGGAGTGGACTTGCCGTCGCGCGCGGTGCGCGAGCAGATCGCCGGCAGCATCCACCTGGTGGTGCAGCAGTCGCGCTTCTCGGACGGTACCCGCAAGGTGTCCAACATCGCCGAGCTGGTCGGGCTCGACGAAGAGATGAACTTCGAAATCATCCCCATCTACCAGTTCGTGCGCTCCGGCACTGGTCCCAAGGGAGAGGTGCTCGGCGGCTACAAAGCGACGGGTTATCTGCCCAGCTTCCTCAACGAGTTCATTCTGAAGGGGCTCATTCCCCCGGGAGGACCCTACCTGTGA
- a CDS encoding pilus assembly protein N-terminal domain-containing protein, which translates to MKRIALLVAASLMSFAAPALAQEEAGEPAAAGEGQNELNMVVGENKTINATGVKNYSEGVKGIVDVKLTTDNTKFVVAGRKPGTTTLLLINKDDSTTTWVINVFSRSPDAVRRELSQLLGEMPGVRVRRVGSRFFIEGGVASEGDVKRIEKIAALYPGQVESLVVAGGGGAVGDRKVNIRLDFFFIRYDKTSGYAVGVDWPSRIGGPDVVQSEFRYDFLAGTTTTAEASVVNQPLPALDVASRRGWAKVLKQSTVITVNGTKATWESGGEQNFPIASGLAANIKEITFGTKVDVLPRLDEQTGELEVQVEADVSDLTPPVESTNLPGRNISKLKTLVRLKLGQSLVLSGIRTSNRRHDIRGLPILSEIPVIGVLFGSHRDSAEDVEGALFIIPTAVESVPKPAIEIVNGALSQFEEYSGDIEAVNAYNKRPQQWRKVNK; encoded by the coding sequence ATGAAGCGAATCGCTCTGCTCGTTGCGGCAAGTCTGATGTCGTTTGCGGCTCCCGCCCTCGCCCAGGAAGAGGCCGGCGAGCCCGCTGCTGCCGGCGAGGGGCAAAACGAGCTCAACATGGTGGTCGGCGAGAACAAGACCATCAACGCGACCGGAGTGAAGAACTACTCCGAGGGCGTCAAGGGCATCGTCGACGTGAAGCTCACGACGGACAACACCAAGTTCGTCGTCGCCGGCAGGAAGCCGGGCACCACCACGCTCCTGCTCATCAACAAGGACGACTCGACCACCACCTGGGTGATCAACGTCTTCTCGCGCTCCCCGGACGCCGTTCGGCGCGAGCTGTCGCAGCTGCTCGGTGAGATGCCCGGCGTGCGCGTGCGCCGGGTCGGCTCCCGGTTCTTCATCGAAGGCGGCGTCGCCAGCGAGGGCGACGTGAAGCGCATCGAGAAGATCGCGGCCCTGTATCCCGGCCAGGTCGAGTCGCTGGTGGTGGCTGGCGGCGGCGGCGCGGTCGGCGACCGCAAGGTCAACATCCGGCTGGATTTCTTCTTCATCCGTTACGACAAGACCTCCGGCTACGCCGTGGGTGTGGACTGGCCGAGCCGGATCGGCGGCCCGGACGTGGTCCAGAGCGAGTTCAGGTACGATTTCCTCGCCGGCACGACCACCACCGCGGAGGCCTCGGTGGTGAACCAACCCCTGCCGGCGCTCGACGTCGCGTCGCGCCGCGGCTGGGCCAAGGTGCTCAAGCAGTCGACCGTGATCACGGTGAACGGCACCAAGGCGACCTGGGAGTCCGGCGGTGAGCAGAACTTCCCCATCGCATCCGGCCTCGCCGCCAACATCAAGGAGATCACCTTCGGGACCAAGGTCGACGTCTTGCCGCGGCTCGACGAGCAGACCGGCGAGCTCGAGGTCCAGGTCGAGGCCGACGTCTCGGATCTGACCCCGCCCGTCGAGTCCACGAACCTGCCGGGGCGCAACATCTCGAAGCTCAAGACGCTGGTGCGGCTGAAGCTCGGGCAGTCGCTGGTGCTCTCGGGCATTCGCACGTCGAACCGACGTCACGACATCCGCGGCTTGCCGATTCTGAGCGAGATCCCCGTGATTGGCGTGCTGTTCGGCTCGCACCGCGACTCGGCGGAGGACGTGGAGGGCGCGCTCTTCATCATCCCCACCGCGGTCGAGTCGGTGCCCAAGCCAGCGATCGAGATCGTCAATGGCGCGCTCAGTCAGTTCGAGGAATACTCCGGGGATATCGAGGCGGTGAACGCCTACAACAAGCGCCCGCAGCAGTGGCGCAAGGTGAACAAGTAG
- the cpaB gene encoding Flp pilus assembly protein CpaB produces the protein MNKRALLISLVVGVVGALLLLLYLSRFEQEASGGERVRLLMAVKAIEPGTSIQEDALTIREVPLAYVEDRAVKAVEKAKVVGLRIGTKVEANQTLMWTDLAIAADERRDLSSLVQPGARAVSIKAESGDKSFSLIQPGDYVDVIASMPAAEADKRNAVVLLQKVLALAVGLETAPEKITDSKDERREMVLTLSVSLQEAQLLSLAAERGKLLVALRNPDDQTLLEGIPDMPSSALEDKVIRSNIQGARKTGPVELKAK, from the coding sequence ATGAACAAGAGGGCGTTGCTCATTTCGCTCGTCGTCGGCGTGGTCGGTGCACTTCTGCTTCTGCTGTACCTGTCACGATTCGAGCAGGAAGCCTCAGGCGGTGAACGCGTCCGGCTGCTGATGGCGGTCAAGGCCATCGAGCCGGGGACCTCGATTCAGGAGGACGCGCTGACCATCCGTGAGGTCCCTCTGGCCTACGTCGAGGACCGCGCGGTCAAGGCCGTCGAGAAGGCCAAGGTAGTGGGCCTCCGGATCGGGACCAAGGTCGAGGCCAACCAGACCCTGATGTGGACCGATCTGGCCATCGCCGCGGACGAGCGCCGGGACCTGAGCTCGTTGGTGCAGCCCGGAGCCCGCGCGGTGTCGATCAAGGCGGAGAGCGGCGACAAGAGCTTCTCGCTGATCCAGCCCGGGGACTACGTGGACGTGATCGCGAGCATGCCCGCCGCCGAGGCAGACAAGCGCAACGCCGTCGTGCTCCTCCAGAAGGTGCTGGCGCTCGCGGTGGGTCTCGAGACGGCGCCCGAGAAGATCACGGACAGCAAGGACGAGCGCCGCGAGATGGTGCTCACGCTGAGCGTGAGCCTTCAGGAGGCGCAGCTCCTGTCGCTGGCGGCCGAGCGCGGCAAGCTCCTGGTCGCGCTGCGCAATCCCGACGACCAGACGCTGCTGGAAGGGATCCCAGACATGCCGTCCTCGGCCCTCGAGGACAAGGTCATCCGAAGTAACATCCAGGGAGCTCGCAAGACGGGTCCCGTCGAGCTGAAGGCCAAGTGA
- a CDS encoding Tad domain-containing protein yields MNILDRFLLWVGRPEQRMQRCGADRGDLKSDQSGAIMIAGVFMASLLAAGVFYLIGMGNAIVYRERLQDAADAVAYTSAGVHARGMNIIVLINLVMAALLAVLIMMRMLILMLGITIVACGICIAATVFCPLSGVCAAAMPKMIKIEQGLIKGANKYEKVLDKVLPALSIFEKVVAMTTPYVGAYKGNKVSKQYKPLVTTGMALSPSMVPFVPSSKKLGLPVQEMEWDKFCKKSAELAIEHGFGWLPDPVGWILKKIAGAIAGTFSGYFCGGAGASNIQDVMDNKIKEQVNEGCKNQKDDCSDKVKSGNSYPTCTGDQAQDKNTNCMSKYCTDLGGGLAEFNTANCKKDGNQAAKDQMQKTGFDPAGGGMGNTKNKTPKEIWEGAEIGSIWFQTFGFTGGDEQWPRKLDKGLAIATKTGQMPKVQASWGNWRFGQAEFYFDDKGKWSDLKEDCMWKMYWRARLRRFAVTGINLGQLGLGKLFDVMKKYVDTKWIDGAVNGGTSIILGGLGKDTYDKLADKLKDTVVGALGKGVDSAIDGWVMPSWEVIH; encoded by the coding sequence ATGAATATCCTTGACCGCTTCCTCCTCTGGGTCGGCCGTCCCGAGCAGCGTATGCAGCGCTGCGGGGCGGATCGCGGCGATCTGAAGAGCGACCAGAGCGGCGCCATCATGATCGCCGGCGTGTTCATGGCCTCGCTCCTGGCGGCCGGGGTCTTCTACCTGATCGGCATGGGCAACGCGATCGTGTATCGCGAGCGCCTCCAGGATGCCGCCGACGCGGTGGCGTACACCTCAGCCGGTGTCCACGCGCGCGGCATGAACATCATCGTGCTCATCAACTTGGTCATGGCAGCGCTGCTCGCCGTCTTGATCATGATGCGCATGCTGATTCTGATGCTGGGGATCACCATCGTCGCCTGCGGCATCTGCATCGCTGCGACGGTCTTCTGCCCGCTCTCCGGCGTGTGTGCGGCGGCGATGCCGAAGATGATCAAGATCGAGCAGGGCTTGATCAAGGGCGCCAACAAGTACGAGAAGGTGCTCGACAAGGTGCTGCCGGCCCTGAGCATCTTCGAGAAGGTCGTGGCCATGACCACCCCGTACGTCGGCGCGTACAAGGGGAACAAGGTCTCGAAGCAGTACAAACCTCTGGTCACCACCGGCATGGCGCTCAGCCCGTCGATGGTGCCGTTCGTTCCGTCGTCCAAGAAGCTCGGTCTCCCGGTCCAGGAGATGGAGTGGGACAAGTTCTGCAAGAAGAGCGCGGAGCTCGCCATCGAGCACGGCTTCGGCTGGCTCCCCGATCCAGTCGGCTGGATCCTCAAGAAGATCGCCGGCGCGATCGCCGGGACCTTCAGCGGTTATTTCTGTGGCGGCGCGGGTGCCAGCAACATCCAAGACGTCATGGACAACAAGATCAAGGAGCAGGTCAACGAAGGCTGCAAGAACCAGAAGGACGACTGCTCGGACAAGGTGAAGAGCGGCAACAGTTACCCGACGTGTACCGGCGACCAGGCGCAGGACAAAAACACCAACTGCATGTCCAAGTACTGCACCGATCTGGGCGGCGGTCTGGCCGAGTTCAACACGGCGAACTGCAAGAAGGACGGCAACCAGGCCGCCAAGGACCAGATGCAGAAGACCGGCTTCGACCCGGCCGGCGGCGGAATGGGCAACACGAAGAACAAGACGCCCAAGGAGATCTGGGAGGGCGCGGAGATCGGCTCGATCTGGTTCCAGACCTTCGGCTTCACCGGCGGCGACGAGCAGTGGCCGCGCAAGCTGGACAAGGGCCTGGCGATCGCGACCAAGACCGGTCAGATGCCCAAGGTGCAGGCCAGCTGGGGTAACTGGCGCTTCGGTCAGGCGGAGTTCTACTTCGACGACAAGGGCAAGTGGTCGGACCTCAAGGAAGACTGCATGTGGAAGATGTACTGGCGCGCGCGCCTGCGGCGCTTCGCGGTCACGGGCATCAACCTGGGGCAGCTGGGCCTGGGCAAGCTCTTCGACGTGATGAAGAAGTACGTCGACACCAAGTGGATCGACGGCGCGGTCAACGGCGGGACCAGCATCATCCTGGGCGGTCTGGGCAAGGACACCTACGACAAGCTCGCGGACAAGCTGAAGGACACCGTGGTGGGCGCGCTCGGCAAGGGCGTGGACTCGGCCATCGACGGGTGGGTGATGCCATCTTGGGAGGTCATCCATTGA
- a CDS encoding prepilin peptidase — MYGEQYFLLAAVLVTGLSAWFDWRTGEIPNWLTLGPLALAPVAHAGFGFAREGWSAAGQGFAFSIVGIITCGVIPIFLYRSGAIGGGDVKLLGAMGAMLRPMIGIETEMYSFIVAALYAPVRLAYEGKLLKTLGNSLLLVRNVFVPKEKRRELTTEMMSELRFGPSIFVATLIAILLHWRV; from the coding sequence ATGTACGGCGAGCAATACTTTCTACTTGCCGCAGTTCTCGTGACAGGCCTCTCGGCCTGGTTCGACTGGCGAACGGGCGAGATCCCCAACTGGTTGACGCTCGGGCCTTTGGCCCTGGCACCAGTCGCTCACGCGGGCTTCGGCTTCGCGAGGGAAGGCTGGAGTGCGGCCGGACAGGGCTTCGCATTTTCGATCGTGGGAATCATCACATGCGGGGTGATACCGATTTTCCTGTATCGCTCCGGAGCAATCGGTGGAGGTGACGTCAAGCTACTCGGGGCCATGGGAGCGATGCTCAGGCCGATGATCGGCATCGAAACGGAGATGTACTCCTTCATCGTTGCCGCGCTCTACGCCCCGGTGAGGTTGGCATACGAAGGCAAGCTGCTCAAAACCCTCGGGAACAGCCTCTTGCTGGTTCGAAACGTGTTCGTCCCGAAGGAAAAGCGGCGCGAGCTGACGACGGAGATGATGTCGGAGCTCAGATTCGGACCTTCGATTTTCGTAGCGACCCTCATTGCGATTTTGCTGCACTGGAGGGTCTGA
- a CDS encoding Flp family type IVb pilin encodes MDKIRRLIQDKRGANMVEYIIVVAVIALIAIAAFRTFGNNLNSKTNEKAGEINSL; translated from the coding sequence ATGGACAAGATTCGTCGTCTGATTCAAGACAAGCGTGGCGCGAACATGGTCGAGTACATCATCGTCGTGGCCGTCATCGCGCTGATCGCCATCGCGGCGTTCCGCACGTTCGGCAACAACCTGAACAGCAAGACCAACGAAAAGGCTGGCGAGATCAACTCGCTCTGA